From Gammaproteobacteria bacterium, one genomic window encodes:
- a CDS encoding glutamate racemase → MRPIGILDSGIGGLTVVSEIRALLPHEHLVYLAD, encoded by the coding sequence ATGCGACCCATTGGTATTCTGGACTCCGGTATCGGCGGCCTAACCGTCGTTAGCGAAATACGCGCCTTGCTGCCTCATGAGCATCTCGTCTATCTAGCTGAT